A single Panthera tigris isolate Pti1 chromosome A3, P.tigris_Pti1_mat1.1, whole genome shotgun sequence DNA region contains:
- the ANKRD53 gene encoding ankyrin repeat domain-containing protein 53 isoform X3 — translation MPPAKKFSHKVSWGGSSPKQPRASGPDRDSAFSLTSSLPTLHLRYNSNPDEWDKRAIGSYYELYAAALGNLEWLRFCLSRHREEIPADDKGFTAIHFAAQSGKLACLKVLVEEYKFPVDLPTNNGQTPLHLAIHKDNKTMILPCIHYLLKQGAALNTCPLSLLSALFPPGGALYSQTCNGSTPLHLAACQGLLKCVKVLVQNGADVHARDAMGCKPIDYCKIWNHRDCARFLKDAMWKRDKKDFACEMGKLKTLKDQLALMEQDYLTEYQKEHQILREANFKKWLHCKQLLRGQSLIRTAKREPCTPRQAMALSKATKYQGLRPPKSFYPSPEARLRETPRPKLQPLRTHMPIYMQPMVRRPKSWNVSNNPARSPTTQIGYTQGIRLGVHPDPSSEHDFRSFLKVRSDRHGSAKLCTVAGNQVAPVPQLPFQVMVQELYPSVRPYRMKVPQGFCSVSMKDVPQKRHLGDNKFWTDTLAMNLRETFDEAFLAAVQAHQRLPTRPYLKSPP, via the exons ATGCCGCCAGCGAAGAAGTTCTCCCACAAGGTCTCCTGGGGTGGTTCGTCGCCCAAGCAGCCCAG GGCCTCCGGCCCAGACCGGGACTCCGCTTTCTCACTCACCTCCTCGCTTCCAACCCTCCACTTGCGCTACAACTCTAACCCGGATGAGTGGGACAAGAGGGCCATAGGGAGCTACTACGAGTTGTACGCGGCGGCGCTGGGCAACCTGGAATGGTTGCGGTTCTGTCTGAGTCGGCACCGTGAGGAAATCCCGGCAGATGACAAG GGTTTCACTGCCATCCACTTCGCAGCCCAGAGTGGCAAGCTTGCATGCCTGAAGGTCTTGGTAGAGGAGTACAAGTTTCCCGTGGACCTGCCCACCAACAATGGCCAGACACCCCTGCACCTGGCCATCCACAAGGACAACAAGACCATGATCCTCCCCTGCATTCACTACCTGCTTAAGCAAGGGGCGGCCCTCAACAC ATGCCCTttgtccctcctctctgccctcttccccccTGGTGGGGCCCTCTACAGTCAGACATGCAATGGCTCCACACCCCTCCACCTGGCGGCCTGCCAGGGCCTGCTGAAATGTGTGAAGGTCCTGGTGCAAAATGGGGCCGATGTCCATGCCCGAGATGCCATGGGCTGCAAACCCATCGACTACTGCAAAATATGGAATCACCGCGACTGTGCCAG GTTCTTGAAGGATGCCATGTGGAAACGGGACAAGAAGGACTTTGCTTGTGAGATGGGGAAATTGAAGACGCTCAAGGACCAGCTGGCCCTCATGGAACAGGACTACCTGACTGAGTATCAA AAAGAGCACCAAATTCTGAGAGAAGCTAATTTCAAGAAGTGGCTCCACTGCAAGCAGCTGCTCCGAGGCCAATCCCTGATCCGGACCGCCAAGCGAGAGCCTTGTACCCCACGCCAGGCTATGGCCCTCTCCAAGGCCACCAAGTACCAGGGACTGAGGCCTCCCAAGAGCTTCTACCCCTCCCCAGAGGCGCGCCTGCGAGAGACACCGCGGCCCAAGCTGCAGCCCTTGAGGACACACATGCCCATCTACATGCAGCCCATGGTCAGGCGGCCCAAGTCATGGAATGTTAGCAACAATCCTGCCAGATCACCCACCACCCAGATCGGCTACACGCAGGGCATCCGCCTGGGTGTGCATCCAGACCCCAGCTCAGAGCATGACTTCCGCAGCTTCCTCAAGGTGAGGTCCGACAGGCACGGTAGTGCCAAACTGTGCACAGTGGCCGGCAACCAGGTGGCACCTGTGCCCCAGCTGCCTTTCCAGGTGATGGTCCAAGAGCTGTACCCTTCGGTGCGGCCATACAGGATGAAAGTGCCCCAGGGCTTTTGCTCTGTCAGCATGAAGGATGTGCCCCAGAAGCGGCACTTGGGTGATAACAAATTCTGGACTGACACTCTGGCCATGAACCTGCGTGAGACATTTGATGAAGCCTTCCTGGCAGCTGTGCAAGCCCATCAAAGGCTCCCCACTCGACCCTACCTGAAAAGTCCCCCATAA
- the ANKRD53 gene encoding ankyrin repeat domain-containing protein 53 isoform X2, with protein MPPAKKFSHKVSWGGSSPKQPRNTPVLSDSPRRHARPLCRASGPDRDSAFSLTSSLPTLHLRYNSNPDEWDKRAIGSYYELYAAALGNLEWLRFCLSRHREEIPADDKGFTAIHFAAQSGKLACLKVLVEEYKFPVDLPTNNGQTPLHLAIHKDNKTMILPCIHYLLKQGAALNTQTCNGSTPLHLAACQGLLKCVKVLVQNGADVHARDAMGCKPIDYCKIWNHRDCARFLKDAMWKRDKKDFACEMGKLKTLKDQLALMEQDYLTEYQKEHQILREANFKKWLHCKQLLRGQSLIRTAKREPCTPRQAMALSKATKYQGLRPPKSFYPSPEARLRETPRPKLQPLRTHMPIYMQPMVRRPKSWNVSNNPARSPTTQIGYTQGIRLGVHPDPSSEHDFRSFLKVRSDRHGSAKLCTVAGNQVAPVPQLPFQVMVQELYPSVRPYRMKVPQGFCSVSMKDVPQKRHLGDNKFWTDTLAMNLRETFDEAFLAAVQAHQRLPTRPYLKSPP; from the exons ATGCCGCCAGCGAAGAAGTTCTCCCACAAGGTCTCCTGGGGTGGTTCGTCGCCCAAGCAGCCCAG AAACACCCCGGTGCTCAGTGACAGCCCTCGCCGTCACGCACGTCCCCTCTGCAGGGCCTCCGGCCCAGACCGGGACTCCGCTTTCTCACTCACCTCCTCGCTTCCAACCCTCCACTTGCGCTACAACTCTAACCCGGATGAGTGGGACAAGAGGGCCATAGGGAGCTACTACGAGTTGTACGCGGCGGCGCTGGGCAACCTGGAATGGTTGCGGTTCTGTCTGAGTCGGCACCGTGAGGAAATCCCGGCAGATGACAAG GGTTTCACTGCCATCCACTTCGCAGCCCAGAGTGGCAAGCTTGCATGCCTGAAGGTCTTGGTAGAGGAGTACAAGTTTCCCGTGGACCTGCCCACCAACAATGGCCAGACACCCCTGCACCTGGCCATCCACAAGGACAACAAGACCATGATCCTCCCCTGCATTCACTACCTGCTTAAGCAAGGGGCGGCCCTCAACAC TCAGACATGCAATGGCTCCACACCCCTCCACCTGGCGGCCTGCCAGGGCCTGCTGAAATGTGTGAAGGTCCTGGTGCAAAATGGGGCCGATGTCCATGCCCGAGATGCCATGGGCTGCAAACCCATCGACTACTGCAAAATATGGAATCACCGCGACTGTGCCAG GTTCTTGAAGGATGCCATGTGGAAACGGGACAAGAAGGACTTTGCTTGTGAGATGGGGAAATTGAAGACGCTCAAGGACCAGCTGGCCCTCATGGAACAGGACTACCTGACTGAGTATCAA AAAGAGCACCAAATTCTGAGAGAAGCTAATTTCAAGAAGTGGCTCCACTGCAAGCAGCTGCTCCGAGGCCAATCCCTGATCCGGACCGCCAAGCGAGAGCCTTGTACCCCACGCCAGGCTATGGCCCTCTCCAAGGCCACCAAGTACCAGGGACTGAGGCCTCCCAAGAGCTTCTACCCCTCCCCAGAGGCGCGCCTGCGAGAGACACCGCGGCCCAAGCTGCAGCCCTTGAGGACACACATGCCCATCTACATGCAGCCCATGGTCAGGCGGCCCAAGTCATGGAATGTTAGCAACAATCCTGCCAGATCACCCACCACCCAGATCGGCTACACGCAGGGCATCCGCCTGGGTGTGCATCCAGACCCCAGCTCAGAGCATGACTTCCGCAGCTTCCTCAAGGTGAGGTCCGACAGGCACGGTAGTGCCAAACTGTGCACAGTGGCCGGCAACCAGGTGGCACCTGTGCCCCAGCTGCCTTTCCAGGTGATGGTCCAAGAGCTGTACCCTTCGGTGCGGCCATACAGGATGAAAGTGCCCCAGGGCTTTTGCTCTGTCAGCATGAAGGATGTGCCCCAGAAGCGGCACTTGGGTGATAACAAATTCTGGACTGACACTCTGGCCATGAACCTGCGTGAGACATTTGATGAAGCCTTCCTGGCAGCTGTGCAAGCCCATCAAAGGCTCCCCACTCGACCCTACCTGAAAAGTCCCCCATAA
- the ANKRD53 gene encoding ankyrin repeat domain-containing protein 53 isoform X1, with amino-acid sequence MPPAKKFSHKVSWGGSSPKQPRNTPVLSDSPRRHARPLCRASGPDRDSAFSLTSSLPTLHLRYNSNPDEWDKRAIGSYYELYAAALGNLEWLRFCLSRHREEIPADDKGFTAIHFAAQSGKLACLKVLVEEYKFPVDLPTNNGQTPLHLAIHKDNKTMILPCIHYLLKQGAALNTCPLSLLSALFPPGGALYSQTCNGSTPLHLAACQGLLKCVKVLVQNGADVHARDAMGCKPIDYCKIWNHRDCARFLKDAMWKRDKKDFACEMGKLKTLKDQLALMEQDYLTEYQKEHQILREANFKKWLHCKQLLRGQSLIRTAKREPCTPRQAMALSKATKYQGLRPPKSFYPSPEARLRETPRPKLQPLRTHMPIYMQPMVRRPKSWNVSNNPARSPTTQIGYTQGIRLGVHPDPSSEHDFRSFLKVRSDRHGSAKLCTVAGNQVAPVPQLPFQVMVQELYPSVRPYRMKVPQGFCSVSMKDVPQKRHLGDNKFWTDTLAMNLRETFDEAFLAAVQAHQRLPTRPYLKSPP; translated from the exons ATGCCGCCAGCGAAGAAGTTCTCCCACAAGGTCTCCTGGGGTGGTTCGTCGCCCAAGCAGCCCAG AAACACCCCGGTGCTCAGTGACAGCCCTCGCCGTCACGCACGTCCCCTCTGCAGGGCCTCCGGCCCAGACCGGGACTCCGCTTTCTCACTCACCTCCTCGCTTCCAACCCTCCACTTGCGCTACAACTCTAACCCGGATGAGTGGGACAAGAGGGCCATAGGGAGCTACTACGAGTTGTACGCGGCGGCGCTGGGCAACCTGGAATGGTTGCGGTTCTGTCTGAGTCGGCACCGTGAGGAAATCCCGGCAGATGACAAG GGTTTCACTGCCATCCACTTCGCAGCCCAGAGTGGCAAGCTTGCATGCCTGAAGGTCTTGGTAGAGGAGTACAAGTTTCCCGTGGACCTGCCCACCAACAATGGCCAGACACCCCTGCACCTGGCCATCCACAAGGACAACAAGACCATGATCCTCCCCTGCATTCACTACCTGCTTAAGCAAGGGGCGGCCCTCAACAC ATGCCCTttgtccctcctctctgccctcttccccccTGGTGGGGCCCTCTACAGTCAGACATGCAATGGCTCCACACCCCTCCACCTGGCGGCCTGCCAGGGCCTGCTGAAATGTGTGAAGGTCCTGGTGCAAAATGGGGCCGATGTCCATGCCCGAGATGCCATGGGCTGCAAACCCATCGACTACTGCAAAATATGGAATCACCGCGACTGTGCCAG GTTCTTGAAGGATGCCATGTGGAAACGGGACAAGAAGGACTTTGCTTGTGAGATGGGGAAATTGAAGACGCTCAAGGACCAGCTGGCCCTCATGGAACAGGACTACCTGACTGAGTATCAA AAAGAGCACCAAATTCTGAGAGAAGCTAATTTCAAGAAGTGGCTCCACTGCAAGCAGCTGCTCCGAGGCCAATCCCTGATCCGGACCGCCAAGCGAGAGCCTTGTACCCCACGCCAGGCTATGGCCCTCTCCAAGGCCACCAAGTACCAGGGACTGAGGCCTCCCAAGAGCTTCTACCCCTCCCCAGAGGCGCGCCTGCGAGAGACACCGCGGCCCAAGCTGCAGCCCTTGAGGACACACATGCCCATCTACATGCAGCCCATGGTCAGGCGGCCCAAGTCATGGAATGTTAGCAACAATCCTGCCAGATCACCCACCACCCAGATCGGCTACACGCAGGGCATCCGCCTGGGTGTGCATCCAGACCCCAGCTCAGAGCATGACTTCCGCAGCTTCCTCAAGGTGAGGTCCGACAGGCACGGTAGTGCCAAACTGTGCACAGTGGCCGGCAACCAGGTGGCACCTGTGCCCCAGCTGCCTTTCCAGGTGATGGTCCAAGAGCTGTACCCTTCGGTGCGGCCATACAGGATGAAAGTGCCCCAGGGCTTTTGCTCTGTCAGCATGAAGGATGTGCCCCAGAAGCGGCACTTGGGTGATAACAAATTCTGGACTGACACTCTGGCCATGAACCTGCGTGAGACATTTGATGAAGCCTTCCTGGCAGCTGTGCAAGCCCATCAAAGGCTCCCCACTCGACCCTACCTGAAAAGTCCCCCATAA
- the ANKRD53 gene encoding ankyrin repeat domain-containing protein 53 isoform X4, producing the protein MPPAKKFSHKVSWGGSSPKQPRASGPDRDSAFSLTSSLPTLHLRYNSNPDEWDKRAIGSYYELYAAALGNLEWLRFCLSRHREEIPADDKGFTAIHFAAQSGKLACLKVLVEEYKFPVDLPTNNGQTPLHLAIHKDNKTMILPCIHYLLKQGAALNTQTCNGSTPLHLAACQGLLKCVKVLVQNGADVHARDAMGCKPIDYCKIWNHRDCARFLKDAMWKRDKKDFACEMGKLKTLKDQLALMEQDYLTEYQKEHQILREANFKKWLHCKQLLRGQSLIRTAKREPCTPRQAMALSKATKYQGLRPPKSFYPSPEARLRETPRPKLQPLRTHMPIYMQPMVRRPKSWNVSNNPARSPTTQIGYTQGIRLGVHPDPSSEHDFRSFLKVRSDRHGSAKLCTVAGNQVAPVPQLPFQVMVQELYPSVRPYRMKVPQGFCSVSMKDVPQKRHLGDNKFWTDTLAMNLRETFDEAFLAAVQAHQRLPTRPYLKSPP; encoded by the exons ATGCCGCCAGCGAAGAAGTTCTCCCACAAGGTCTCCTGGGGTGGTTCGTCGCCCAAGCAGCCCAG GGCCTCCGGCCCAGACCGGGACTCCGCTTTCTCACTCACCTCCTCGCTTCCAACCCTCCACTTGCGCTACAACTCTAACCCGGATGAGTGGGACAAGAGGGCCATAGGGAGCTACTACGAGTTGTACGCGGCGGCGCTGGGCAACCTGGAATGGTTGCGGTTCTGTCTGAGTCGGCACCGTGAGGAAATCCCGGCAGATGACAAG GGTTTCACTGCCATCCACTTCGCAGCCCAGAGTGGCAAGCTTGCATGCCTGAAGGTCTTGGTAGAGGAGTACAAGTTTCCCGTGGACCTGCCCACCAACAATGGCCAGACACCCCTGCACCTGGCCATCCACAAGGACAACAAGACCATGATCCTCCCCTGCATTCACTACCTGCTTAAGCAAGGGGCGGCCCTCAACAC TCAGACATGCAATGGCTCCACACCCCTCCACCTGGCGGCCTGCCAGGGCCTGCTGAAATGTGTGAAGGTCCTGGTGCAAAATGGGGCCGATGTCCATGCCCGAGATGCCATGGGCTGCAAACCCATCGACTACTGCAAAATATGGAATCACCGCGACTGTGCCAG GTTCTTGAAGGATGCCATGTGGAAACGGGACAAGAAGGACTTTGCTTGTGAGATGGGGAAATTGAAGACGCTCAAGGACCAGCTGGCCCTCATGGAACAGGACTACCTGACTGAGTATCAA AAAGAGCACCAAATTCTGAGAGAAGCTAATTTCAAGAAGTGGCTCCACTGCAAGCAGCTGCTCCGAGGCCAATCCCTGATCCGGACCGCCAAGCGAGAGCCTTGTACCCCACGCCAGGCTATGGCCCTCTCCAAGGCCACCAAGTACCAGGGACTGAGGCCTCCCAAGAGCTTCTACCCCTCCCCAGAGGCGCGCCTGCGAGAGACACCGCGGCCCAAGCTGCAGCCCTTGAGGACACACATGCCCATCTACATGCAGCCCATGGTCAGGCGGCCCAAGTCATGGAATGTTAGCAACAATCCTGCCAGATCACCCACCACCCAGATCGGCTACACGCAGGGCATCCGCCTGGGTGTGCATCCAGACCCCAGCTCAGAGCATGACTTCCGCAGCTTCCTCAAGGTGAGGTCCGACAGGCACGGTAGTGCCAAACTGTGCACAGTGGCCGGCAACCAGGTGGCACCTGTGCCCCAGCTGCCTTTCCAGGTGATGGTCCAAGAGCTGTACCCTTCGGTGCGGCCATACAGGATGAAAGTGCCCCAGGGCTTTTGCTCTGTCAGCATGAAGGATGTGCCCCAGAAGCGGCACTTGGGTGATAACAAATTCTGGACTGACACTCTGGCCATGAACCTGCGTGAGACATTTGATGAAGCCTTCCTGGCAGCTGTGCAAGCCCATCAAAGGCTCCCCACTCGACCCTACCTGAAAAGTCCCCCATAA
- the ANKRD53 gene encoding ankyrin repeat domain-containing protein 53 isoform X5 gives MPPAKKFSHKVSWGGSSPKQPRNTPVLSDSPRRHARPLCRASGPDRDSAFSLTSSLPTLHLRYNSNPDEWDKRAIGSYYELYAAALGNLEWLRFCLSRHREEIPADDKGFTAIHFAAQSGKLACLKVLVEEYKFPVDLPTNNGQTPLHLAIHKDNKTMILPCIHYLLKQGAALNTCPLSLLSALFPPGGALYSQTCNGSTPLHLAACQGLLKCVKVLVQNGADVHARDAMGCKPIDYCKIWNHRDCARFLKDAMWKRDKKDFACEMGKLKTLKDQLALMEQDYLTEYQKEHQILREANFKKWLHCKQLLRGQSLIRTAKREPCTPRQAMALSKATKYQGLRPPKSFYPSPEARLRETPRPKLQPLRTHMPIYMQPMVRRPKSWNVSNNPARSPTTQIGYTQGIRLGVHPDPSSEHDFRSFLKCT, from the exons ATGCCGCCAGCGAAGAAGTTCTCCCACAAGGTCTCCTGGGGTGGTTCGTCGCCCAAGCAGCCCAG AAACACCCCGGTGCTCAGTGACAGCCCTCGCCGTCACGCACGTCCCCTCTGCAGGGCCTCCGGCCCAGACCGGGACTCCGCTTTCTCACTCACCTCCTCGCTTCCAACCCTCCACTTGCGCTACAACTCTAACCCGGATGAGTGGGACAAGAGGGCCATAGGGAGCTACTACGAGTTGTACGCGGCGGCGCTGGGCAACCTGGAATGGTTGCGGTTCTGTCTGAGTCGGCACCGTGAGGAAATCCCGGCAGATGACAAG GGTTTCACTGCCATCCACTTCGCAGCCCAGAGTGGCAAGCTTGCATGCCTGAAGGTCTTGGTAGAGGAGTACAAGTTTCCCGTGGACCTGCCCACCAACAATGGCCAGACACCCCTGCACCTGGCCATCCACAAGGACAACAAGACCATGATCCTCCCCTGCATTCACTACCTGCTTAAGCAAGGGGCGGCCCTCAACAC ATGCCCTttgtccctcctctctgccctcttccccccTGGTGGGGCCCTCTACAGTCAGACATGCAATGGCTCCACACCCCTCCACCTGGCGGCCTGCCAGGGCCTGCTGAAATGTGTGAAGGTCCTGGTGCAAAATGGGGCCGATGTCCATGCCCGAGATGCCATGGGCTGCAAACCCATCGACTACTGCAAAATATGGAATCACCGCGACTGTGCCAG GTTCTTGAAGGATGCCATGTGGAAACGGGACAAGAAGGACTTTGCTTGTGAGATGGGGAAATTGAAGACGCTCAAGGACCAGCTGGCCCTCATGGAACAGGACTACCTGACTGAGTATCAA AAAGAGCACCAAATTCTGAGAGAAGCTAATTTCAAGAAGTGGCTCCACTGCAAGCAGCTGCTCCGAGGCCAATCCCTGATCCGGACCGCCAAGCGAGAGCCTTGTACCCCACGCCAGGCTATGGCCCTCTCCAAGGCCACCAAGTACCAGGGACTGAGGCCTCCCAAGAGCTTCTACCCCTCCCCAGAGGCGCGCCTGCGAGAGACACCGCGGCCCAAGCTGCAGCCCTTGAGGACACACATGCCCATCTACATGCAGCCCATGGTCAGGCGGCCCAAGTCATGGAATGTTAGCAACAATCCTGCCAGATCACCCACCACCCAGATCGGCTACACGCAGGGCATCCGCCTGGGTGTGCATCCAGACCCCAGCTCAGAGCATGACTTCCGCAGCTTCCTCAAG